In a single window of the Olivibacter sp. SDN3 genome:
- a CDS encoding TrkA family potassium uptake protein, producing MKYIVLGLGNFGRALSIRLTALGHEVIGVDNSMSKVENLREKITHTVCMDCTDRDAVSSLPLRDSDVVIVAIGEDEGASLLATALMKQLNVKRIVGRVVSDLQKTVLEAMQIDEHIHPEKESAEKLAMRLDNTDIIDSFKISDKYSIVETVVPEKYVGKTLREADLTNQYKVIVLTTIRQRIEKVNGTTEQKKEVTGIAKSSTVLHENDILVLFGELNNINKLIK from the coding sequence ATGAAATATATCGTTTTAGGACTGGGAAACTTCGGTAGAGCATTGAGCATTAGACTGACGGCATTGGGCCATGAGGTTATCGGCGTCGACAACAGCATGTCCAAAGTAGAAAATCTGCGCGAGAAGATCACCCATACCGTGTGCATGGACTGCACCGATCGTGACGCGGTAAGCTCTCTGCCGTTAAGGGACAGTGACGTAGTGATCGTCGCCATCGGCGAGGACGAGGGTGCCTCCCTGCTGGCCACGGCATTAATGAAGCAACTGAACGTCAAACGCATTGTCGGCCGCGTGGTATCTGATCTGCAGAAGACGGTACTGGAGGCCATGCAGATCGACGAGCACATCCATCCCGAAAAGGAATCCGCCGAGAAGCTTGCCATGCGTCTGGACAACACCGATATTATCGACAGCTTTAAAATATCCGATAAGTACAGTATCGTCGAGACCGTCGTTCCTGAAAAATATGTGGGTAAAACTTTACGGGAAGCCGACCTTACCAATCAATATAAAGTAATCGTGCTGACAACCATCAGGCAGCGTATTGAAAAGGTCAATGGCACTACCGAACAGAAAAAAGAAGTTACCGGTATCGCCAAATCATCGACAGTGCTCCATGAGAATGATATTTTGGTCCTTTTCGGAGAGCTAAACAATATCAACAAACTTATCAAATAA
- a CDS encoding TrkH family potassium uptake protein, with the protein MNLLKDRRFIRGLKIVDSGILYTSLVCSLFILAHIGYNSDITVSLFFDHVIVGVFYAFGILTLAKTIVRFTSRSDDFAFKYAELLLCIYFCFVVMERLIAPISPDSFFRQAEWLYMGVFGVFLVEISKSSLFFDRFYFNPTLLFVLSFLFLIFLGTALLLLPKITTGPPLSFVNALFMATSAVCITGLSVVDISTDFTLFGQTVLIVLVQLGGLGIMTFTGFFGYFFSGGFSYKNQLMYTELLSEKKLGSVVNTLLKIISVTFFFETIGAVLIYMHTREISDQLNQSHFFFAVFHAISAFCNAGFSTLPQGLYEDAVRFNYPLVFTIALLFVLGGLGFGIVFNTFTFIKRWTINIFCRIYHGKPYLYKAWVISFNSRLVAWTTFFLLAIGTVSCLILEYNNSLAEHDGFFGKLTTAFFLGSTPRSAGLNTTDIGALATPTVMIIMLLMWIGASPASTGGGIKTTTFAVAILNMVSLVKGKDKVEIFRREISTDSLRRSSAVIILSLIGLGLSIFGLCLTDGEKEIKSIAFEAFSAYGTVGLSLGITPEMSSAGKVVLAISMFVGRVGALTLLVAIVKDIGFKNYHYPQEKVLF; encoded by the coding sequence ATGAACCTACTTAAAGACCGACGATTTATTCGAGGGTTAAAGATTGTTGACTCAGGCATACTTTACACCAGTTTGGTATGTTCCCTGTTTATTCTGGCACATATTGGTTATAATTCGGATATAACCGTTTCACTTTTTTTCGATCATGTTATCGTAGGCGTTTTTTATGCCTTCGGCATATTAACGCTGGCAAAAACAATCGTTCGTTTTACTTCCCGATCCGATGACTTTGCCTTTAAATACGCGGAATTGCTGTTATGCATCTATTTTTGTTTTGTTGTTATGGAGCGACTTATTGCTCCCATATCGCCCGATTCCTTTTTCAGGCAGGCAGAGTGGCTTTACATGGGGGTATTCGGCGTGTTTCTGGTAGAGATATCCAAGAGCAGTCTTTTCTTTGATCGGTTCTATTTCAACCCCACACTATTATTCGTCCTGAGCTTTCTCTTTCTGATATTTCTGGGCACAGCTTTACTGCTCCTGCCAAAGATAACCACCGGTCCTCCACTGAGTTTTGTCAATGCATTGTTCATGGCTACCAGTGCCGTATGCATTACAGGACTTTCCGTAGTCGATATATCAACAGATTTCACGCTCTTTGGCCAAACGGTATTGATTGTTCTGGTACAGCTCGGCGGCCTGGGTATTATGACTTTTACCGGTTTTTTCGGTTATTTTTTTTCCGGCGGATTTTCATATAAAAATCAATTGATGTATACTGAACTGCTGAGTGAGAAGAAATTGGGATCCGTGGTAAATACCTTGTTAAAAATTATTTCGGTTACCTTTTTTTTCGAAACGATCGGCGCGGTACTGATTTACATGCATACACGAGAAATATCAGATCAGCTCAACCAGAGCCATTTTTTCTTCGCGGTATTCCATGCGATATCCGCTTTTTGCAATGCCGGATTTTCCACGCTGCCCCAGGGCCTCTATGAGGATGCGGTCCGTTTCAATTACCCCTTAGTGTTCACCATTGCCCTTTTGTTTGTACTGGGCGGACTGGGTTTTGGCATCGTGTTCAATACCTTTACTTTTATCAAACGCTGGACCATCAATATCTTTTGCAGGATATACCATGGCAAACCTTACCTCTATAAAGCCTGGGTCATCAGTTTTAATTCGCGGCTGGTCGCCTGGACAACATTTTTTTTATTAGCTATCGGAACCGTTAGCTGCCTTATACTGGAATATAACAATAGCCTTGCCGAACACGATGGCTTTTTTGGTAAACTGACTACCGCTTTTTTTCTGGGGTCAACCCCGAGATCGGCAGGTTTAAACACAACCGATATTGGCGCGCTGGCTACACCTACTGTCATGATCATCATGCTGCTGATGTGGATCGGCGCATCACCGGCCTCCACCGGGGGTGGTATCAAGACAACCACTTTCGCGGTGGCCATATTGAATATGGTAAGCCTGGTTAAGGGTAAGGATAAAGTGGAGATTTTCCGCAGAGAAATTTCAACTGACTCGCTGCGGAGATCCTCTGCCGTGATCATCCTGTCGCTTATCGGGCTCGGCCTATCTATTTTCGGTCTCTGTTTGACCGATGGGGAGAAAGAAATCAAAAGTATCGCCTTTGAAGCCTTTTCGGCCTATGGCACGGTAGGTCTCAGTCTCGGGATAACTCCCGAAATGAGCAGTGCGGGCAAAGTCGTGTTAGCTATCAGCATGTTTGTGGGCAGGGTCGGTGCACTCACTTTATTGGTCGCGATTGTCAAAGATATAGGATTCAAAAATTACCATTATCCGCAGGAGAAGGTACTGTTCTAA
- a CDS encoding sodium:alanine symporter family protein: protein MENAINYLNDLVWSNALIVLCLGAGIYFSIVTKLVQVRKIGEMLRLLFGGKSSKKGVSSFQAFSIAISGRVGTGNIAGVATAIAMGGPGAVFWMWAIAFLGASSAFVEATLGQIYKSEIDGQYRGGPAYYIEKGLRMKWYAVLFAIATILSTAIFLPGVQSNSIVSSSYNAFDIPVHISGAIVTILLGLIIFGGVKRIGKVAEYVVPFMAGAYILMAILIISFHLSEIPTVLSLIFRSAFGLEPIYSGIFGSAIAWGVKRGIYSNEAGQGTAPHAAAAAEVKHPAAQGLVQGFSVYVDTLFVCTATAFMILFTGQYNVEHPTGGFITEHLPGIEDGPAFTQHAVSTHFQGIGSGFVAVSLLFFAFTTIMAYYYIAETNLSYLVGSRKGKWVLYTLRALFLFSTFYGSIKTAKLAWALGDIGVGMMAWLNIIAILLLHRPAIRALKDYEEQRKVVKDPAFSPKKLDIKHADLWDEASDYAY, encoded by the coding sequence ATGGAAAACGCCATAAACTACTTAAATGACCTTGTTTGGAGCAACGCGCTGATCGTACTTTGCCTAGGCGCGGGCATCTATTTTTCAATTGTGACCAAACTGGTCCAGGTAAGGAAGATCGGCGAAATGCTACGATTACTTTTTGGTGGAAAATCTTCGAAAAAGGGTGTCAGTTCTTTTCAGGCTTTTTCCATTGCCATATCCGGAAGGGTCGGCACGGGGAACATCGCGGGGGTAGCCACCGCCATCGCCATGGGCGGACCTGGGGCTGTATTCTGGATGTGGGCCATTGCCTTTCTCGGCGCTTCGTCCGCTTTTGTGGAAGCCACGCTCGGCCAGATCTACAAAAGCGAAATCGACGGACAATATCGTGGTGGACCTGCCTATTACATCGAGAAAGGTTTAAGGATGAAATGGTATGCCGTATTATTTGCCATAGCAACTATTCTCAGCACGGCGATTTTTCTTCCGGGCGTACAGAGCAACAGCATCGTTTCCAGCAGCTATAATGCCTTTGACATACCGGTACATATCTCAGGCGCTATTGTAACCATCTTACTAGGTCTGATCATTTTTGGAGGGGTGAAAAGAATAGGTAAAGTGGCCGAATATGTGGTACCGTTTATGGCGGGGGCATATATACTGATGGCGATATTGATCATATCGTTCCACCTTTCGGAAATACCCACTGTATTGAGCTTGATATTCCGTTCGGCATTTGGCCTGGAACCGATATACAGCGGAATCTTTGGATCGGCGATAGCTTGGGGGGTGAAGCGAGGCATCTACTCGAACGAGGCTGGACAAGGAACGGCTCCACATGCGGCCGCCGCCGCGGAGGTCAAACATCCTGCTGCCCAGGGATTGGTACAGGGATTTTCCGTATATGTAGATACGCTTTTCGTCTGTACAGCCACAGCATTCATGATATTATTCACCGGACAGTACAATGTCGAACACCCCACGGGCGGGTTTATTACGGAACACCTGCCCGGCATCGAGGACGGACCGGCATTTACGCAGCATGCCGTAAGCACGCACTTCCAGGGCATCGGCTCCGGGTTTGTAGCCGTCTCGCTATTGTTTTTTGCCTTTACCACCATCATGGCTTACTACTATATCGCGGAGACCAACCTGAGCTACCTCGTTGGAAGTCGCAAGGGAAAATGGGTCCTTTACACCTTAAGGGCCTTGTTTTTGTTCTCCACTTTTTACGGTTCCATCAAAACGGCAAAGCTTGCCTGGGCATTGGGAGATATCGGAGTGGGCATGATGGCATGGCTCAATATCATCGCCATTCTCCTTTTACACAGGCCTGCTATCAGGGCATTGAAAGATTATGAGGAGCAGCGGAAAGTTGTCAAAGATCCGGCTTTTTCGCCGAAGAAACTCGACATAAAACATGCTGATCTGTGGGACGAAGCAAGTGACTACGCCTATTAA
- a CDS encoding universal stress protein, with the protein MIQSILVPTDFSENAGLALRYSLAIAKRFDCRVHVMHAFTAFQSSFQNEASNREDLIRAEQEATEEMDSFLKTETTEDLAIYISSSLFKGNIVEAVAQAITAAGSDLIIMGTKGASGLKHTLIGSSSFEVAKSSPVPLIVVPEETQNFKLEQIAFLTDYANSDINALKTLKGLFGSTKSSYRFFHMKLSEEDSSETDRHILAEWVQSLKKIVPLDNVSHELVQGEESLALVNEIAERNNIDLLVLTIRKKNFFEKLFQKNLVKAIVHQSKTPVLILQIAV; encoded by the coding sequence ATGATCCAGTCAATTTTAGTCCCTACCGATTTTTCCGAGAATGCGGGATTGGCGCTACGATATTCCCTGGCCATTGCCAAAAGATTTGATTGCAGGGTGCATGTCATGCATGCGTTCACGGCCTTTCAATCCAGCTTTCAGAATGAAGCTTCCAATCGCGAGGATCTGATCCGTGCAGAGCAGGAAGCTACCGAAGAAATGGACAGCTTTCTGAAAACGGAGACTACGGAAGACCTTGCCATCTACATCAGCTCCAGCCTATTTAAAGGAAATATTGTGGAAGCTGTGGCCCAGGCGATAACTGCTGCAGGGTCTGATCTTATCATCATGGGTACCAAAGGCGCTTCAGGTTTAAAACATACCCTGATCGGCAGCAGCTCCTTTGAGGTTGCCAAAAGCTCTCCCGTGCCGTTGATCGTGGTTCCAGAAGAGACGCAGAATTTCAAACTTGAACAGATCGCCTTCCTCACCGACTATGCAAACAGCGACATCAATGCGCTGAAAACACTCAAAGGTTTGTTCGGGTCAACCAAGAGTTCCTACAGATTCTTTCACATGAAGCTGTCTGAAGAAGACTCTTCGGAGACCGATCGACACATCTTAGCGGAGTGGGTACAGTCACTCAAAAAAATAGTTCCGCTCGACAACGTTTCTCATGAACTGGTGCAGGGCGAAGAAAGCCTGGCTTTGGTAAACGAGATAGCAGAGCGGAACAATATCGATCTCCTGGTACTCACCATCCGTAAAAAAAACTTTTTTGAGAAACTGTTCCAGAAAAACCTGGTGAAGGCGATTGTTCACCAGTCTAAAACGCCTGTGCTGATACTTCAAATTGCCGTTTAA
- a CDS encoding sensor protein KdpD codes for MDERRSAEHFLEMIRKSRRGKFKLYIGMSAGVGKTYRMLQEAHSLLKNGIDIKIGYIEAHHRKETQELIEGLPLVPRRKLFYKGKELEELDVQAVINYQPEVVLIDELAHTNIEGSKNEKRWQDVMEILDTGINVISAVNIQHIESLNEAIKNITGVEVRERIPDRVVAQADEVVNIDLTADELISRLKEGKIYEASKIPAALKNFFKSEHILQLRELALKEVASQVKRKVENEVIHTHPVRNERFLACIGSNEQTSRTVIRKSARLANYYNSKWYVLYVQTPKESADKIALDKQRHLINNFKLATELGAEIIKIKNRSIIRAIMEQCEARKITTVCIGKPHLTLAKVILATDTFRTLLNKLSKENIDLVILS; via the coding sequence ATGGACGAAAGAAGAAGTGCCGAACATTTTTTAGAGATGATACGGAAATCCCGCAGGGGGAAGTTCAAACTGTACATCGGTATGAGCGCAGGAGTAGGCAAAACATACCGTATGTTGCAGGAAGCCCATTCCCTGTTGAAAAACGGCATTGATATAAAGATTGGTTATATTGAAGCACATCACCGAAAAGAAACACAAGAACTTATAGAGGGCTTGCCTCTTGTTCCCAGAAGGAAACTATTTTATAAAGGAAAAGAACTTGAGGAGCTGGACGTGCAGGCTGTCATCAATTATCAGCCCGAGGTTGTGCTTATTGACGAATTAGCCCATACAAATATAGAAGGAAGCAAAAATGAGAAGCGTTGGCAGGATGTAATGGAAATATTGGATACCGGTATAAACGTCATTAGCGCCGTCAACATACAGCATATTGAAAGCCTAAATGAAGCTATCAAAAACATCACAGGCGTGGAAGTTCGAGAGCGTATTCCCGATAGAGTTGTCGCACAGGCCGACGAAGTGGTTAACATCGATCTTACTGCAGATGAGCTTATCAGCAGATTAAAAGAAGGTAAGATTTATGAAGCATCTAAGATACCGGCCGCTTTAAAGAATTTTTTTAAGAGCGAGCATATCCTGCAATTACGTGAGCTTGCGCTGAAGGAAGTTGCTTCACAGGTAAAGCGCAAGGTAGAAAACGAAGTAATTCATACCCATCCAGTGAGAAACGAGCGTTTTTTAGCTTGTATCGGAAGTAACGAACAGACATCCAGGACCGTTATCCGGAAATCAGCACGGTTAGCCAATTATTACAATAGCAAATGGTACGTGCTATATGTACAAACGCCAAAAGAAAGTGCAGACAAAATAGCTTTGGATAAGCAAAGACATTTAATCAATAACTTCAAACTGGCTACGGAACTGGGCGCCGAAATTATCAAAATAAAGAATAGGAGTATCATTAGGGCCATCATGGAGCAATGTGAAGCGCGGAAAATAACTACTGTTTGCATAGGAAAACCACATCTTACTTTAGCGAAGGTTATATTGGCAACAGACACGTTTCGAACACTTTTAAATAAGCTTTCGAAAGAAAATATTGATCTGGTGATATTAAGTTGA
- a CDS encoding mechanosensitive ion channel family protein, translated as MEDLEFKEVQQHWDKFLSSAMDWAPRILTAIVSALLIYLIGSWLIRIIRRVTEKAFKRRQMEVSLQRFLINLITWVLNILLFIVVVTQLGVQTSAFVAIIGAAGLAIGLALQGSLANFAGGILILLLKPFRVGDFITSESGVSGTVQEIDIFNTKLTTPQNQRVVVPNGNLSNSGITNFTHMGTRRTWFDIGVSYDTDLKQAKEILLDTIKNNEYAMENPAPQVVVTELGDSAINLSVRVTAANENFWTMHEQLLIDCKAALDNAGIEIPFPQRDIHIRDETE; from the coding sequence ATGGAAGACTTAGAGTTCAAAGAAGTTCAACAGCATTGGGATAAATTTTTATCCTCGGCAATGGATTGGGCACCGCGTATACTGACGGCGATTGTCTCCGCCCTATTGATTTATTTGATAGGCTCATGGTTGATACGGATAATTAGACGCGTAACTGAAAAGGCCTTTAAAAGACGTCAAATGGAGGTTTCACTGCAGCGATTCCTGATTAATCTCATTACCTGGGTACTTAATATCCTCCTCTTTATTGTAGTTGTAACGCAATTGGGCGTCCAAACCTCTGCTTTTGTCGCTATTATCGGAGCCGCGGGCTTGGCTATTGGTCTGGCTTTGCAGGGATCATTGGCCAACTTTGCGGGAGGCATATTGATTCTGCTGTTGAAGCCTTTTCGTGTAGGCGATTTTATTACGTCCGAATCCGGTGTTTCCGGGACGGTGCAGGAAATAGATATCTTTAATACAAAATTAACGACGCCACAGAATCAGCGGGTAGTTGTACCCAATGGCAACTTATCCAATAGTGGCATAACCAATTTTACACATATGGGCACCCGCCGCACTTGGTTTGATATCGGTGTTTCTTATGATACAGACCTTAAACAGGCAAAAGAGATTCTGCTGGACACCATCAAAAACAACGAATATGCCATGGAAAACCCGGCGCCACAGGTAGTCGTGACAGAACTAGGGGATAGTGCGATAAATTTGTCGGTACGGGTTACCGCTGCAAACGAAAATTTCTGGACGATGCATGAGCAGCTATTGATCGATTGCAAAGCCGCACTTGACAACGCGGGAATAGAAATTCCTTTTCCCCAAAGGGATATACATATCCGTGATGAAACGGAATAA
- the nhaA gene encoding Na+/H+ antiporter NhaA yields the protein MTSPTYSNRLKNFLFSNTGPGILLMACVVISLTVANSPLGAGFEKFLDKEIGYESQALHLRYPIILWINDGLMAIFFLLVGLEIKRELMDGELSSARKAALPVFAALGGVVMPAAIYALLNHGTETASGWAIPMATDIAFALAIITLLGKKVPITLKIFLAALAIVDDLMAILIIAIFYSGDLHYDYLMYAALLVAGLFTLNRLGVKNTAAYLVPAIFIWYFIHHSGIHATIAGVLTAFTIPSKSNGNAESPLLKLEHALSRPVNLLIMPIFALANTNITFVEGMFDGLISPLGLGIVLGLFIGKPLGIFLLSWISVKLGICAMPSHAGWKHLLGVGMLAGIGFTMSIFIALLSFSGEELLTAEAKFSVLVASVISGVVGSIFLSSISKKTDNKSASTNVEIAKES from the coding sequence ATGACATCTCCAACGTATTCCAACAGGCTAAAAAATTTCTTGTTCTCCAATACCGGTCCGGGCATTTTGCTCATGGCCTGCGTAGTGATATCCTTAACCGTTGCCAATTCTCCATTAGGGGCAGGCTTCGAGAAATTTCTTGACAAAGAAATTGGTTATGAGTCGCAGGCACTGCATCTCAGATATCCAATTATATTATGGATAAACGACGGCCTGATGGCCATTTTCTTTCTGTTGGTTGGACTTGAAATTAAGCGCGAACTTATGGATGGAGAGCTTTCATCCGCCAGAAAAGCGGCGTTACCGGTATTTGCCGCGCTGGGGGGAGTGGTTATGCCCGCTGCTATTTATGCTTTGTTAAACCATGGCACGGAAACGGCTTCCGGCTGGGCCATTCCTATGGCTACGGATATCGCTTTTGCCCTGGCTATCATAACACTCTTGGGGAAAAAAGTACCTATCACACTCAAGATTTTTCTGGCCGCGCTGGCTATTGTGGATGACTTGATGGCCATATTGATCATTGCGATATTCTATTCCGGAGACCTGCACTATGACTACTTAATGTATGCCGCGCTGTTGGTTGCCGGCCTTTTTACGCTCAACCGCTTAGGTGTAAAGAACACGGCCGCCTACCTGGTTCCAGCGATCTTCATCTGGTACTTCATCCACCACTCCGGTATACATGCTACCATTGCCGGTGTGCTGACGGCTTTCACCATTCCGAGCAAAAGCAATGGAAACGCGGAATCGCCATTGCTCAAGCTGGAACATGCGCTTTCCCGGCCGGTCAATTTATTGATTATGCCCATATTCGCTCTTGCCAATACTAATATCACTTTTGTTGAAGGCATGTTCGATGGGTTAATATCACCATTAGGACTGGGTATCGTATTGGGCCTTTTCATTGGTAAGCCTTTGGGTATATTCCTGCTTTCCTGGATTTCGGTAAAATTAGGTATATGTGCCATGCCCAGCCACGCTGGTTGGAAACACTTATTGGGTGTAGGCATGTTGGCAGGTATCGGTTTCACCATGTCTATTTTTATTGCTTTGCTATCCTTCTCCGGAGAGGAATTGCTGACGGCAGAGGCAAAATTTTCCGTTTTGGTTGCCTCCGTGATCTCCGGTGTTGTGGGATCGATTTTCCTTAGTAGTATCAGCAAAAAGACGGACAATAAATCAGCATCAACAAACGTAGAAATAGCTAAAGAATCTTAA
- a CDS encoding arsenate reductase ArsC: MKKILVLCTGNSCRSQIAEAYLKHFAEGKAEIYSAGVETHGVNPRAIAIMKEVSIDISSHTSNNIDEYAGINFDYVITVCDNARERCPYFPSRAIKLHHNFSDPAKAVGTEAKIMEQFRNVRERIKQYSQEFIGRHIIR, encoded by the coding sequence ATGAAAAAAATTTTAGTACTCTGCACAGGTAACAGTTGCCGAAGTCAAATTGCGGAAGCCTATCTGAAACATTTTGCAGAAGGCAAAGCCGAAATATACAGCGCAGGTGTGGAAACACATGGAGTTAATCCACGGGCTATTGCTATAATGAAAGAAGTTAGTATTGACATTTCCTCTCATACATCCAATAATATCGATGAATATGCAGGCATTAATTTCGATTATGTGATCACCGTATGCGATAACGCTAGGGAACGTTGTCCCTATTTTCCTTCAAGGGCTATCAAATTGCACCATAACTTTTCAGATCCTGCAAAGGCAGTTGGTACTGAGGCTAAAATTATGGAACAGTTTCGGAACGTACGGGAACGGATCAAGCAATACAGTCAAGAGTTTATAGGACGTCATATAATCAGATAG
- a CDS encoding ATP-binding protein: MKIKTKLTFGVGSLFLMILLLALISSWYITDLKKDTNNILKANYNTLQYAKNMLLALENVATDSVALDTFEENLNRQRQNVTERGEAEATELIFQHFSAFKSHPEDAAMTSGIRKDITELMRLNMEAIERKSDIADATAQKAIVVVSISGTLCFIIAFILLVNLPANIADPIAELTSSIKAIANQNYKKRVNFEGHNEYGELAKSFNTMAKKLEEYSESRLEKILKAKMRIEALIDTMHDPVIGVDEHRKVLFANAEALKITGLKKEDFVGKQIQDVAVVNDLVRDIIKDMIHPLSSNSTSHTPMKIFADNKESYFEKEVLEIKIIPTGENKAQHIGQVILLKNITPFKELDLAKTNFMGTVSHEFKTPIASLQMGIQLLENEQIGSLNDEQKDLISGMKEDTKRLLKITGELLNITQVESGSIQISVLPSAIRPMIDYAVNANKVAAEQKQIRFEIQQDEDASMVMADSEKTAWVLTNLLSNAIRYSYEHSTIHITVEKGDNIVRFSVKDNGQGIPTQYLGKIFERYFRIPGTKKQGTGLGLSISKEFIEAQGGEISVVSEYGTGSTFSFFLHMIKENR; encoded by the coding sequence GTGAAAATAAAAACAAAATTAACGTTTGGTGTCGGGTCGCTTTTTTTGATGATACTCTTGCTCGCATTGATCAGTAGCTGGTATATCACCGATCTTAAAAAAGACACGAACAACATTCTTAAAGCGAACTACAATACGCTTCAATATGCAAAAAATATGCTATTGGCTTTGGAAAACGTCGCTACCGATTCTGTAGCGCTCGATACTTTCGAAGAAAATTTAAATAGGCAGCGTCAGAACGTGACCGAAAGAGGAGAAGCGGAAGCTACCGAATTGATCTTTCAGCATTTTTCAGCGTTTAAGTCGCATCCTGAAGATGCGGCTATGACTTCCGGCATCAGAAAGGATATCACAGAATTGATGCGCTTAAACATGGAAGCTATCGAACGAAAGAGCGATATTGCCGACGCCACTGCCCAAAAGGCTATTGTCGTCGTATCCATAAGCGGTACACTCTGTTTTATTATCGCTTTTATTTTGTTGGTAAATCTTCCTGCAAACATCGCGGATCCCATTGCAGAGCTGACCAGCAGCATTAAGGCCATTGCCAACCAGAACTATAAAAAAAGGGTTAACTTCGAGGGTCACAACGAATACGGGGAACTGGCAAAATCGTTTAATACGATGGCAAAGAAGCTTGAAGAATACTCCGAAAGCCGACTAGAAAAAATATTGAAAGCAAAAATGCGCATTGAGGCGTTGATTGATACCATGCACGATCCCGTAATCGGTGTAGACGAACACCGCAAAGTGCTTTTTGCCAATGCGGAAGCGCTTAAGATTACCGGATTGAAAAAGGAAGATTTTGTGGGTAAGCAGATTCAGGATGTGGCTGTTGTCAATGATTTAGTGAGAGACATCATTAAAGACATGATCCACCCCCTGAGTAGTAATTCCACCTCTCATACGCCGATGAAAATATTTGCCGACAATAAAGAAAGCTATTTTGAAAAAGAGGTATTGGAGATCAAGATCATTCCAACCGGCGAAAATAAGGCACAACATATCGGTCAGGTTATTTTGCTTAAGAACATTACCCCTTTCAAAGAGTTGGATCTGGCAAAAACCAATTTTATGGGCACCGTTTCCCATGAGTTCAAAACCCCCATCGCCTCTCTACAAATGGGCATACAGCTGCTGGAAAACGAACAGATCGGCTCGTTGAATGACGAACAGAAAGATCTTATAAGTGGAATGAAAGAAGATACCAAGCGATTGCTAAAGATTACCGGTGAACTATTGAATATTACCCAGGTAGAAAGCGGTTCCATACAGATCAGTGTACTGCCTTCAGCTATTCGTCCGATGATAGACTATGCAGTGAATGCCAATAAGGTTGCGGCCGAGCAAAAGCAGATCAGGTTCGAAATCCAGCAGGATGAAGACGCCTCCATGGTTATGGCAGACAGCGAAAAAACCGCTTGGGTACTCACCAATCTACTATCAAATGCTATCCGGTATTCCTATGAGCATTCCACTATACATATCACTGTTGAAAAGGGCGACAACATCGTAAGGTTTTCAGTAAAAGATAACGGCCAGGGTATACCGACACAATATCTCGGCAAAATATTTGAACGTTACTTCCGTATTCCCGGCACCAAAAAGCAGGGCACAGGCCTAGGGCTCAGTATAAGCAAAGAATTTATCGAAGCACAGGGTGGCGAAATCAGCGTCGTGAGTGAATACGGTACCGGAAGTACTTTTTCTTTTTTCCTACATATGATAAAGGAAAACAGATAA